One Cicer arietinum cultivar CDC Frontier isolate Library 1 chromosome 8, Cicar.CDCFrontier_v2.0, whole genome shotgun sequence DNA segment encodes these proteins:
- the LOC105852699 gene encoding uncharacterized protein has translation MYSPGGPASMFAIGPYAHETQLVSPPVFSASSTAPFTPPPESVHLTTPSSPEVPFAQLFDSNNRNSETYKRLQISHYDFQNYQFHPGSPVGQLISPRSAISASGTSSPLPDEFTTTTTAGGSHILDFQTADTAKFLKLDKLSTYEKHKSDQSSGSITPDTVKSTTQPGFLPNHHWVSDIKISSCPSKYRQNEISINHRVSFELSAQKDTLSSSVENKPTVSTWTKALSKSKVDTATTTTNKEENSRESQCDEKQVVTETLIDAPKQTVDEKDHRSITLCSSSTKEFNFDNADGGDYSQAPNIVADWWANEKVAGKEREASKDWSFFPIIQPGVS, from the coding sequence ATGTACTCTCCTGGTGGCCCTGCTTCAATGTTTGCCATTGGTCCTTACGCCCACGAAACACAATTAGTCTCGCCGCCTGTTTTCTCGGCTTCATCAACTGCTCCTTTCACTCCACCACCTGAGTCTGTCCACTTGACTACGCCTTCATCGCCCGAGGTTCCATTCGCTCAACTATTCGACTCCAACAATAGAAATTCTGAGACTTACAAGAGGCTACAAATATCTCACTATGACTTCCAAAACTATCAGTTTCATCCTGGAAGCCCGGTTGGTCAACTGATATCACCAAGATCAGCGATCTCAGCCTCTGGCACCTCGTCTCCTTTGCCTGATGAATTCACTACTACTACTACTGCTGGTGGCTCTCATATCCTTGATTTTCAAACAGCTGACACTGCTAAGTTTCTTAAATTGGATAAACTCTCGACTTACGAAAAACACAAGTCGGATCAAAGTTCCGGGTCTATAACACCAGATACTGTAAAGTCCACTACTCAACCTGGCTTTCTTCCAAATCATCATTGGGTTTCTGATATCAAAATTTCCTCTTGTCCAAGCAAATATCGCCAAAACGAGATCAGCATAAATCATCGAGTCTCATTTGAATTATCGGCCCAAAAGGACACATTGTCATCGTCTGTCGAAAACAAGCCAACAGTATCAACATGGACTAAAGCTCTGTCGAAATCTAAAGTCGAcacagcaacaacaacaacaaacaaagaagagaaTTCAAGAGAGAGTCAATGTGATGAGAAACAAGTTGTTACAGAAACTCTAATTGACGCACCAAAGCAAACAGTTGATGAAAAGGATCATCGGTCGATAACCCTTTGTTCTTCTTCAACTAAAGAATTCAACTTTGATAATGCAGATGGTGGAGATTATTCTCAAGCACCAAATATAGTTGCTGATTGGTGGGCTAATGAGAAAGTTGCAGGGAAAGAGAGAGAGGCCTCAAAAGATTGGTCTTTCTTTCCAATTATTCAACCTGGTGTTAGCTAG